From the Oryza glaberrima chromosome 5, OglaRS2, whole genome shotgun sequence genome, one window contains:
- the LOC127775218 gene encoding glycosyltransferase BC10 yields the protein MKPPRRWMYGRGGGKGKPAGLLLLGVFLCLSVVLLLLLHGSSPSLEGEGRKPEAVEAAGGGGEEEEVAVARAEVEEAPLPPGNARLAFLFIARNRLPLDLVWDAFFRGDKEGRFSIFVHSRPGFVLTRATTRSGFFYNRQVNNSVQVDWGEASMIEAERVLLAHALKDPLNERFVFVSDSCVPLYNFNYTYDYIMSSSTSFVDSFADTKAGRYNPRMDPIIPVENWRKGSQWAVLTRKHAEVVVEDEEVLPEFQKHCRRRPLPEFWRDWDRPIPAEAWKAHNCIPDEHYVQTLLAQHGLEEELTRRSVTHSAWDLSSSKDRERRGWHPVTYKISDATPALVKSIKDIDNIYYETENRKEWCTSNGKPAPCFLFARKFTRAAGLKLLDLSLIAANGASTM from the exons ATGAAGCCGCCGCGGAGGTGGATGtacgggcggggcggcgggaaggggaagccggcggggctgctgctgctgggggtGTTCCTCTGCTTGtcggtggtgctgctgctgctgctgcacggcTCGTCCCCGTCGCTGGAGGGCGAGGGGAGGAAGCctgaggcggtggaggcggcggggggagggggagaggaggaggaggtggcggtggcgcgggcggaggtggaggaggcgccgctgccgccggggaACGcgcggctcgccttcctcttcatcGCCCGCAACCGCCTCCCGCTCGACCTCGTCTGGGACGCCTTCTTCCGC GGTGACAAGGAAGGGAGATTCTCCATCTTCGTGCACTCGCGGCCGGGGTTCGTGCTCACCCGCGCCACCACCCGATCCGGCTTCTTCTACAATCGGCAGGTCAACAACAGCGTCCAG GTGGATTGGGGGGAGGCGAGCATGATCGAGGCTGAGCGTGTTCTACTCGCCCACGCGCTCAAGGACCCCTTAAACGAGCGCTTCGTGTTCGTCTCCGACAG CTGTGTGCCATTGTACAACTTCAACTACACTTACGACTACATAATGTCTTCGTCAACCAGTTTTGTTGACAG TTTTGCTGATACAAAAGCGGGTCGGTATAATCCCAGAATGGACCCAATTATCCCAGTGGAAAATTGGAGAAAAGGCTCGCAG TGGGCTGTGTTAACAAGAAAACATGCTGAAGTTGTGGTTGAAGATGAAGAGGTTTTGCCAGAATTCCAGAAGCATTGCAGG AGAAGGCCCTTACCAGAGTTCTGGCGGGACTGGGATCGTCCTATT CCTGCGGAGGCATGGAAGGCACATAACTGCATACCAGATGAGCACTATGTTCAAACATTGCTTGCA CAACATGGTCTTGAAGAAGAGCTTACACGGAGGTCAGTTACACACAGTGCATGGGATCTATCATCTTCTAAAGATCGTGAAAGGCGTGGATGGCATCCTGTAACATACAAAATCTCAGATGCTACTCCTGCACTTGTAAAATCCATAAAG GATattgataatatatattatgaGACTGAAAATAGAAAGGAGTGGTGTACAAGTAATGGAAAACCAGCACCTTGCTTCCTTTTTGCAAGGAAGTTTACACGAGCAGCTGGTCTGAAGCTTCTTGATTTA TCTTTGATAGCAGCAAATGGCGCATCTACCATGTAA
- the LOC127774577 gene encoding universal stress protein PHOS32-like, whose protein sequence is MICMRDRSRRGVARERMAAVSVGGGGRNIGVAMDFSACSKAALRWAAASMARPGDRLVLVHVKASFQYEQGVAHLWEQQGSPMIPLVELADPRVSRIYGVAPDAETIGILTSAANQKGVEVVAKVYWGEPAKKLTEAAQGIPLHWLVVGNRGLGAVKRVLMGSVSTYVANHATCPVTVVRENLPPPPPPPQPPQPVATAASYY, encoded by the exons atgatttgtatgagagatcgatcgagaagaggagtggcgagggagaggatggcggcggtgagcgtgggcggcggcgggaggaacaTCGGGGTGGCGATGGACTTCTCGGCGTGCAGCAAGGCGGCgctgcggtgggcggcggcgagcatggcACGCCCCGGCGACCGGCTGGTGCTTGTCCACGTCAAGGCCTCGTTCCAGTACGAGCAGGGCGTCGCCCACCTCTGGGAGCAGCAAGGCTCAC CGATGATCCCGCTGGTGGAGCTGGCCGACCCGCGGGTGAGCAGGATCTACGGCGTCGCGCCGGACGCGGAGACGATCGGAATCCTCACCAGCGCCGCCAACCAGAAAGGG gtggaggtggtggcgaagGTGTACTGGGGCGAGCCGGCGAAGAAGCtgacggaggcggcgcaggGGATTCCCCTGCACTGGCTCGTCGTCGGGAACAGAGGCCTCGGCGCCGTCAAGAG GGTTCTGATGGGGAGCGTGAGCACGTACGTCGCCAACCACGCCACCTGCCCCGTCACCGTCGTCAGGGAGAacctgccgcctccgccgccgccgccgcagccaccgcaGCCCGTCGCAACGGCGGCGAGCTACTACTGA